From the Saimiri boliviensis isolate mSaiBol1 chromosome X, mSaiBol1.pri, whole genome shotgun sequence genome, one window contains:
- the RPL39 gene encoding large ribosomal subunit protein eL39, whose amino-acid sequence MSSHKTFRIKRFLAKKQKQNRPIPQWIRMKTGNKIRYNSKRRHWRRTKLGL is encoded by the exons tcttctCACAAGACTTTCAGGATTAAGCGATTCCtggccaagaaacaaaagcaaaatcgtCCCATTCCTCAGTGGATTCGGatgaaaactggtaataaaatcAG GTACAACTCCAAAAGGAGACACTGGAGAAGGACCAAGCTGGGTCTGTAA